A genomic region of Clavibacter michiganensis subsp. insidiosus contains the following coding sequences:
- the alr gene encoding alanine racemase gives MTDEVTLQAPAALRREARIDTGAISANVRTLRATTGAPLVMAVVKADGYGHGAVASARAALAGGADRLGVVDIREALALRAAGIQAPILTWMHAPGADFATGIEAGIDLGLNSLRQVREVADAARRVGRAAEVHLKVDTGLGRNGVTPAEWPAVVAEVQALVAEGRIHLGGVFSHLANAGEEEDRAQVRAFHRAVDVVRDAGLEPGIRHLAATAGALRVPAARLDMVRLGIGIYGISPLDGVTSADLGLVPAMTLVGSVVAVKRVPADTGVSYGYTYRTTRATTLALVSLGFADGVPRLASNRAPVAIHGARFRVSGRIAMDQFVVDVGDGVVDGRPVAVGDDAVLFGDPATGAPSVEEWAEATGTIGYEIVARVTGRVTRRHSA, from the coding sequence GTGACCGACGAGGTGACGCTCCAGGCGCCGGCCGCCCTCCGGCGGGAGGCGCGCATCGACACGGGCGCGATCTCCGCGAACGTCCGCACGCTGCGGGCCACCACCGGCGCGCCGCTCGTGATGGCCGTGGTCAAGGCCGACGGCTACGGGCACGGCGCTGTCGCGTCCGCGCGCGCGGCGCTCGCGGGCGGGGCCGACCGGCTCGGCGTGGTCGACATCCGGGAGGCGCTCGCGCTGCGGGCGGCCGGGATCCAGGCGCCGATCCTCACCTGGATGCACGCGCCCGGCGCCGACTTCGCCACCGGCATCGAGGCCGGCATCGACCTGGGGCTCAACAGCCTGCGCCAGGTGCGCGAGGTCGCGGACGCCGCGCGCCGCGTCGGCCGCGCCGCGGAGGTGCACCTCAAGGTCGACACCGGGCTCGGCCGCAACGGCGTGACGCCGGCGGAGTGGCCGGCCGTCGTCGCGGAGGTCCAGGCGCTCGTCGCCGAGGGCCGGATCCACCTCGGCGGCGTCTTCAGCCACCTCGCCAACGCGGGCGAGGAGGAGGACCGGGCGCAGGTGCGCGCGTTCCACCGGGCGGTCGACGTGGTGCGGGACGCGGGGCTGGAGCCCGGGATCCGTCACCTCGCCGCCACCGCGGGCGCCCTGCGCGTGCCCGCGGCCCGCCTCGACATGGTGCGCCTCGGCATCGGGATCTACGGCATCTCGCCGCTCGACGGCGTCACGTCCGCCGACCTCGGCCTCGTGCCCGCCATGACCCTCGTCGGCAGCGTCGTCGCGGTCAAGCGCGTGCCCGCCGACACGGGCGTCTCCTACGGCTACACGTACCGCACCACCCGGGCCACGACCCTCGCGCTCGTCTCGCTCGGGTTCGCCGACGGCGTCCCGCGGCTCGCGAGCAACCGCGCGCCCGTCGCGATCCACGGCGCGCGCTTCCGCGTGAGCGGCCGGATCGCGATGGACCAGTTCGTGGTCGACGTGGGCGACGGCGTCGTCGACGGCCGACCCGTCGCGGTGGGCGACGACGCCGTGCTGTTCGGGGATCCCGCCACGGGCGCCCCCTCGGTGGAGGAGTGGGCCGAGGCGACCGGCACCATCGGCTACGAGATCGTCGCGCGCGTCACCGGCCGCGTGACCCGGAGGCACTCCGCATGA
- a CDS encoding bifunctional alanine racemase/tRNA (adenosine(37)-N6)-threonylcarbamoyltransferase complex ATPase subunit type 1 TsaE has protein sequence MTEPASAPVPAGPVAPGRRAVVDLDAIRHNVRTLAALAAPARTMVAVKADAYGHGALQVARAALEAGAESLAVLDVASAVELRRAGITARLLAWLHGVDTDFLVAVEHGIDLGVSALWELERIAAAGRATGIRARVHLKADTGLSRNGATPEAWPDLVRAAVAADAAGELTLHALWSHLADASPEDDDAALARFHEAVRVAEELGARPVEKHLAASSAGIRLPAARFDMVRFGIAVYGISPFDDRSGRDLGLVPAMTLEADVISVKRVEAGHGVSYGLDHRTSGPSTLVLVPLGYADGIPRFAAPHASVLLNGRRFPIAGRIAMDQLVLDVGDLPVEVGDTAVILGPGDRGEPTAEEWAGWAETIGDEIVTRVGPRVDRVHLHERPDAAEAPAAEVLSDELVPVATTDDMEELGRAVARELGAGDLVVLSGPLGAGKTTFTRGLGDGLGVRGPVTSPTFVLARTHPSLVDGPPLVHVDAYRLADARELDDLDIDFARSVVVVEWGEGKLDGVAEEWWDLRIARPTGADDADADPAADADADPDAAPEEPRTVRIRRLRARPRA, from the coding sequence ATGACCGAGCCCGCATCCGCGCCCGTCCCGGCCGGACCCGTCGCGCCCGGCCGTCGCGCCGTCGTCGACCTCGACGCGATCCGCCACAACGTCCGCACGCTCGCCGCGCTCGCCGCCCCCGCCCGCACGATGGTCGCCGTGAAGGCCGACGCGTACGGCCACGGCGCCCTGCAGGTCGCGCGCGCCGCCCTCGAGGCGGGCGCCGAGAGCCTCGCCGTGCTCGACGTGGCCTCCGCCGTCGAGCTCCGCCGCGCGGGCATCACCGCCCGCCTCCTCGCCTGGCTGCACGGCGTCGACACCGACTTCCTCGTCGCGGTCGAGCACGGCATCGACCTCGGCGTCTCGGCGCTGTGGGAGCTGGAGCGCATCGCGGCCGCGGGACGCGCCACGGGGATCCGAGCCCGCGTGCACCTCAAGGCCGACACGGGCCTCAGCCGCAACGGCGCCACCCCGGAAGCGTGGCCCGACCTCGTGCGCGCGGCCGTCGCCGCCGACGCCGCGGGCGAGCTGACGCTGCACGCGCTCTGGTCGCACCTCGCCGACGCCTCGCCCGAGGACGACGACGCCGCGCTCGCCCGCTTCCACGAGGCCGTGCGCGTGGCCGAGGAGCTGGGCGCGCGTCCGGTCGAGAAGCACCTGGCGGCGAGCTCCGCGGGGATCCGCCTGCCCGCCGCCCGCTTCGACATGGTGCGCTTCGGCATCGCCGTCTACGGCATCTCGCCGTTCGACGACCGCTCCGGTCGCGACCTCGGCCTCGTCCCTGCGATGACGCTCGAGGCCGACGTCATCTCCGTCAAGCGCGTCGAGGCGGGGCACGGCGTCTCGTACGGCCTCGACCACCGCACCTCGGGGCCGTCGACGCTCGTGCTCGTGCCGCTCGGCTACGCCGACGGGATCCCCCGCTTCGCCGCCCCGCACGCCTCCGTGCTCCTGAACGGCCGCCGCTTCCCGATCGCCGGCCGCATCGCCATGGACCAGCTCGTGCTCGACGTCGGCGACCTGCCCGTCGAGGTGGGGGACACCGCCGTGATCCTCGGCCCCGGCGACCGCGGCGAGCCCACCGCCGAGGAGTGGGCCGGATGGGCCGAGACCATCGGCGACGAGATCGTGACCCGCGTCGGCCCGCGCGTCGACCGCGTGCACCTGCACGAGCGCCCGGACGCGGCCGAGGCGCCGGCCGCCGAGGTCCTCTCCGACGAGCTCGTCCCCGTCGCGACCACGGACGACATGGAGGAGCTCGGCCGCGCCGTCGCCCGCGAGCTGGGCGCGGGCGACCTCGTCGTCCTGTCCGGCCCGCTCGGGGCAGGCAAGACGACGTTCACGCGCGGGCTCGGCGACGGCCTCGGCGTCCGCGGTCCCGTCACGAGCCCCACGTTCGTGCTCGCGCGCACGCACCCGAGCCTCGTCGACGGGCCGCCGCTCGTGCACGTCGACGCGTACCGCCTGGCCGACGCCCGCGAGCTCGACGACCTCGACATCGACTTCGCGCGCTCCGTCGTGGTCGTCGAGTGGGGCGAGGGCAAGCTCGACGGCGTCGCGGAGGAGTGGTGGGACCTGCGGATCGCGCGGCCCACGGGCGCGGACGACGCCGACGCCGACCCGGCGGCCGACGCCGACGCGGATCCCGACGCCGCCCCCGAGGAGCCCCGTACCGTCCGCATCCGGCGGCTCCGCGCGCGGCCCCGCGCCTAG
- the tsaB gene encoding tRNA (adenosine(37)-N6)-threonylcarbamoyltransferase complex dimerization subunit type 1 TsaB, protein MLLAIDTSAGTGVAVIDPDGRVLAERQEADTMRHAEVIGTLLDECLTASGIERCDVRAIVAGMGPGPFTGLRVGIAAARVLATGLDVRVIPVVSHDAVAHDHYAAGGTGSLVVVTDARRRELYWSVYREPAPGGVAERTAGPGLSKPDDVPAADHRIDAAGVRAASLAQVARRMDELDLPFAADEALYLRSPDVTVSAGPKRVTS, encoded by the coding sequence GTGCTCCTCGCGATCGACACCTCCGCCGGCACGGGCGTCGCCGTCATCGACCCCGACGGCCGCGTGCTCGCCGAGCGCCAGGAGGCCGACACCATGCGGCACGCCGAGGTCATCGGCACGCTGCTCGACGAGTGCCTCACCGCGTCCGGCATCGAGCGCTGCGACGTCCGCGCGATCGTCGCCGGCATGGGCCCCGGCCCCTTCACCGGCCTCCGGGTCGGCATCGCCGCGGCCCGGGTGCTGGCCACCGGCCTGGACGTGCGCGTGATCCCCGTGGTCAGCCACGACGCCGTCGCCCACGACCACTACGCGGCGGGCGGCACCGGATCCCTCGTGGTCGTCACGGACGCCCGCCGCCGCGAGCTGTACTGGTCCGTCTACCGCGAGCCCGCGCCCGGCGGCGTCGCCGAGCGCACCGCGGGCCCCGGCCTGAGCAAGCCGGACGACGTGCCGGCCGCCGACCACCGGATCGATGCCGCCGGCGTGCGCGCGGCCTCCCTCGCGCAGGTCGCCCGGCGGATGGACGAGCTCGACCTGCCCTTCGCGGCCGACGAGGCGCTCTACCTCCGCTCGCCCGACGTCACGGTCTCCGCCGGCCCGAAGCGGGTGACCTCGTGA